From the genome of Bacteroides sp. MSB163, one region includes:
- a CDS encoding alpha-L-rhamnosidase, translating to MKKNLLAIIFASFCAGSLSAQNIAWPEVTTEAKPGARWWWMGSAVDAANLTRNLEAYSKAGMGTMEVTPIYGVQGNDANEIQFLTPGWMQMLRHTESEAARLGMKIDMNTGTGWPFGGPEVGIDDAACKLLIEEYTLKGGERLKEKIEVTDEKQRPYAKLCKLMAFRVLTDASTSKERKAVPFYDLTSQVKDGRLVWKAPKGEWRLIAAFVGKTFQKVKRAAPGGEGYVMNHFSAKAVSNYLNRFERAFAGKATDGSAGTPTEYPHNFFNDSYEVYGADWTDDLFEQFARRRGYKLEHFLPDFLSKDRTETTRRIISDYRETLAELLQENFTRQWTDWAHKHGSRTRNQAHGSPGNLIDLYATVDVPECEGFGLSDFGIRGLRKDSLTRPNDSDLSMLKYASSAAHIAGKPFTTSETFTWLTEHFRTSLSQCKPDMDLMFISGVNHMYFHGTTYSPAEAAWPGWKFYASIDMSPTNTIWRDAPVFFDYVTRCQSFLQMGQPDNDFLVYLPVYDMWDEQDGRLLLFDIHKMARRAPRFIEAVHRIYSAGYDMDYISDNFIRNAMCQDGKILTSGGVSYKALVVPGVRLMPADVLEKLLRLADEGATIVFLEQYPEDVPGLNALEGRRTEFNKALAQIKDREGKGNILFGTDYTRTLAATAAVPEEMKTTFGLSGIRRSHPEGHHYFISALKTEDIENWIPLAVQARSAMLYNPMNGTSGKARLRQNNGRTEVFLQLASGESVILKTFADQEVSAPEYGYWTPVVQNDVMKTSPVTYSFAGKWGFHFVEANPAVAATPDSVSLGSWTEIPTEGAKNAMGAACYTTTFTLKSPADAGEWMLDLGDVRESARVRINGQAVATLIAVPYRCLVGKYLRPGVNTLEVEVTNLPANRIADMDRRDVPWRIYKDANIVNIHYKKDNYGKWEPVPSGLLGPVRLIPMQTLK from the coding sequence ATGAAAAAGAATTTATTGGCAATAATCTTTGCTTCCTTCTGTGCAGGAAGCCTTTCCGCACAAAATATCGCATGGCCCGAAGTAACTACGGAAGCTAAACCGGGTGCTCGCTGGTGGTGGATGGGGAGTGCGGTAGATGCGGCTAACCTGACCCGCAATCTGGAAGCATATTCCAAAGCCGGGATGGGCACGATGGAAGTTACTCCTATCTATGGGGTGCAGGGTAATGACGCAAACGAAATTCAGTTCCTGACTCCCGGGTGGATGCAAATGTTGCGCCATACGGAAAGTGAAGCTGCACGCCTGGGTATGAAGATTGATATGAACACAGGTACAGGCTGGCCTTTCGGTGGCCCGGAGGTGGGTATAGACGATGCTGCCTGTAAATTGCTGATTGAAGAATATACACTGAAGGGTGGTGAACGCCTGAAAGAAAAGATAGAAGTGACGGATGAAAAACAACGTCCGTATGCCAAACTGTGTAAGCTGATGGCTTTCAGAGTACTGACTGACGCTTCTACTTCGAAAGAGCGGAAAGCAGTGCCTTTTTATGATCTGACATCTCAAGTGAAAGATGGAAGGCTGGTATGGAAGGCCCCGAAAGGGGAGTGGCGGCTGATTGCCGCTTTCGTTGGTAAAACATTTCAGAAAGTGAAGCGTGCTGCTCCCGGTGGTGAAGGATATGTGATGAACCACTTTTCGGCAAAAGCAGTATCCAATTATCTGAACCGGTTTGAGCGGGCTTTTGCCGGAAAGGCGACTGATGGTTCTGCCGGAACTCCAACAGAGTATCCGCATAATTTCTTCAATGACTCTTATGAAGTTTACGGTGCCGACTGGACAGACGACCTGTTTGAGCAGTTTGCCCGTCGTCGCGGCTATAAACTGGAACACTTTCTTCCGGATTTCCTTTCGAAAGACCGGACAGAGACTACCCGTCGCATTATCTCCGATTACCGCGAAACTCTTGCCGAACTGCTTCAGGAGAACTTCACCCGCCAGTGGACGGACTGGGCGCATAAACATGGTTCACGCACCCGTAACCAGGCACATGGTTCTCCCGGTAATCTGATAGATCTTTACGCGACGGTCGACGTACCCGAATGTGAGGGGTTCGGACTGTCCGACTTCGGTATCCGAGGCTTGCGTAAGGACTCGCTGACGCGTCCCAACGACTCTGATCTTTCCATGCTGAAATATGCTTCTTCGGCAGCGCATATTGCCGGAAAACCGTTCACTACTTCGGAAACATTCACCTGGCTGACAGAGCACTTCCGCACTTCACTTTCGCAGTGCAAGCCCGATATGGACCTGATGTTTATCTCGGGTGTGAATCACATGTATTTTCATGGAACCACTTATTCACCCGCTGAGGCTGCCTGGCCGGGTTGGAAGTTCTATGCTTCCATTGATATGAGTCCTACGAATACTATTTGGCGGGATGCCCCTGTATTTTTCGATTATGTCACCCGTTGCCAGAGTTTCCTGCAAATGGGACAACCGGATAATGACTTCCTGGTTTATCTGCCTGTATACGATATGTGGGATGAACAGGACGGACGTCTGTTACTTTTCGATATTCATAAGATGGCAAGACGTGCGCCACGTTTCATAGAGGCGGTGCATCGTATTTATAGTGCGGGATATGATATGGACTATATTTCTGATAACTTCATCCGCAATGCCATGTGTCAGGACGGCAAGATATTGACTTCCGGCGGTGTCTCTTATAAAGCGCTGGTAGTTCCCGGTGTCCGCCTGATGCCTGCCGATGTACTGGAGAAACTGCTTCGTCTGGCAGATGAAGGTGCTACGATTGTCTTTCTGGAGCAATATCCGGAGGATGTGCCGGGGCTGAATGCTTTGGAAGGACGCCGTACTGAGTTCAATAAGGCGCTGGCACAGATAAAGGATCGGGAAGGAAAGGGGAATATTCTCTTTGGAACAGACTATACCCGTACGCTGGCTGCCACTGCTGCTGTTCCCGAAGAGATGAAAACAACTTTCGGATTAAGCGGCATTCGCCGCTCGCATCCTGAAGGACATCACTATTTCATCTCTGCTTTGAAAACAGAAGATATCGAAAACTGGATACCTTTGGCCGTGCAGGCACGTTCGGCAATGCTTTATAATCCGATGAACGGAACCTCCGGTAAGGCACGGTTGCGCCAGAATAACGGCAGGACGGAAGTGTTCCTGCAATTGGCATCCGGTGAATCTGTTATCCTGAAGACGTTCGCGGATCAGGAAGTTTCTGCACCCGAATATGGATACTGGACGCCTGTAGTTCAGAACGATGTGATGAAGACGTCTCCGGTAACTTATTCTTTTGCCGGTAAATGGGGATTCCACTTTGTAGAGGCAAACCCTGCGGTTGCTGCCACTCCGGACAGTGTATCTCTTGGCTCATGGACGGAAATTCCTACTGAAGGTGCAAAGAATGCGATGGGAGCTGCCTGCTATACCACTACGTTTACACTGAAGAGTCCTGCCGATGCCGGAGAGTGGATGCTTGACCTTGGAGATGTTCGTGAGAGTGCCCGTGTACGCATCAACGGACAGGCGGTAGCTACGCTTATTGCAGTTCCTTATCGTTGTTTGGTAGGTAAGTATCTTCGTCCGGGCGTGAATACATTGGAGGTGGAAGTAACCAATCTGCCCGCTAACCGTATTGCTGATATGGATCGGCGCGATGTTCCCTGGCGTATTTATAAGGATGCTAATATTGTGAATATCCATTATAAAAAGGATAATTATGGCAAATGGGAACCGGTTCCAAGCGGTTTGCTGGGACCTGTGCGCTTGATTCCTATGCAGACTTTGAAATAG
- a CDS encoding silent information regulator protein Sir2: MKSNLIMLCLLGLASTLNAQDPRERHYYYEILDPRHEPKPLVEGFARERVTENLSRGLTVTPARDGKGVYFSWRLLASDAPGTAFHVYREADGKVRRLTKKPLTQTCDFIDATPAEKASYWVEALVKGKKPALSEKREVILSELKPYTSIPLKENVKAGKIALADLNGDGIYDYIIRTPETNVDPGMPGDTTGKTYKISAYLSDGTYLWTYDMGPGIEPGIWYSPFIVYDFNGDGKAEVAIKTAADDYVKNEKGRVCGGSEYLSVLDGMTGKEIDRVDWPERNDRYGNLIRQNRNQMGVAYLDGKTPHILAARGTYKLMVVDAWMLKDGKLQRAWRWDGDEENPIVRSMGAHSMVTADVDGDGRDEILLGSCMLDDNGTLLWSSGLGHSDKAYLCKLQPDMEGMQVFMVSEPKKEDGRGVSVVDAATGKLIWKIGQTTYHVGDGMVADFDSSHPGMECFASEDRKGGSTDKYLLTADGKKINTTNAEVPGCRNWIWWDADLLRETFKGDDNRWGASSSSGGRKQSIWKWQGEVLTEGIEGDILMIADLEGDWREELITALPGELRIYHTNIPARDRRVTLMQDPLYRSYVAHRSMGYPQAPVPSFYLGE, from the coding sequence ATGAAATCGAATCTAATTATGCTCTGCTTGCTTGGATTGGCAAGTACTCTGAATGCCCAGGATCCTCGCGAGAGGCATTACTACTACGAAATTCTTGATCCGAGGCACGAACCGAAACCCTTAGTGGAAGGTTTTGCCCGGGAACGGGTGACCGAGAATCTGAGTCGTGGACTGACAGTAACTCCTGCCCGTGATGGCAAAGGTGTTTATTTCAGCTGGCGGTTATTGGCATCGGATGCCCCCGGCACTGCTTTTCATGTCTATCGGGAAGCTGACGGTAAAGTGCGTCGCCTGACTAAAAAGCCACTTACGCAGACTTGTGACTTTATAGATGCTACTCCTGCCGAAAAGGCGTCTTATTGGGTGGAAGCCCTGGTGAAAGGAAAGAAGCCCGCCCTGTCAGAGAAACGGGAAGTGATCCTTTCCGAATTGAAACCTTATACTTCTATTCCATTGAAAGAGAATGTGAAAGCCGGGAAGATCGCTTTAGCAGATTTGAACGGTGACGGTATTTATGACTATATCATCCGTACTCCCGAAACGAATGTTGACCCCGGTATGCCCGGAGATACGACCGGAAAAACATATAAAATATCCGCTTACCTGAGTGACGGAACCTATCTCTGGACTTATGATATGGGACCGGGTATCGAACCGGGAATCTGGTATTCTCCTTTCATTGTATACGATTTCAATGGAGATGGGAAAGCAGAAGTTGCCATCAAGACCGCTGCTGATGACTATGTGAAGAATGAGAAAGGCCGTGTTTGTGGTGGCAGTGAATACCTCTCCGTGCTGGATGGCATGACCGGTAAAGAGATAGATCGCGTGGACTGGCCTGAACGGAACGACCGCTATGGAAATCTGATTCGCCAGAACCGCAACCAAATGGGGGTTGCCTATCTGGATGGAAAGACACCTCATATATTGGCTGCCCGCGGCACTTACAAACTGATGGTGGTAGATGCCTGGATGCTGAAAGACGGAAAACTGCAACGTGCCTGGCGTTGGGATGGAGATGAAGAAAATCCCATTGTGCGCAGTATGGGTGCGCACAGCATGGTGACGGCTGATGTGGACGGTGACGGACGGGATGAGATTCTGTTAGGCTCGTGTATGCTCGATGATAATGGTACGTTACTTTGGTCTTCCGGCTTGGGACATAGTGACAAGGCTTATCTCTGCAAACTTCAGCCGGATATGGAAGGTATGCAGGTGTTTATGGTGAGTGAACCGAAGAAAGAGGACGGTCGCGGTGTTTCCGTGGTGGATGCAGCCACCGGCAAATTGATCTGGAAAATCGGGCAGACCACCTATCATGTAGGTGATGGTATGGTGGCCGATTTTGATTCTTCACATCCCGGTATGGAATGTTTTGCCAGTGAAGACCGTAAAGGTGGCAGTACGGATAAATACCTGCTCACTGCCGATGGCAAGAAAATTAATACTACGAATGCAGAAGTACCCGGTTGCCGTAACTGGATATGGTGGGATGCGGACTTGTTGCGTGAGACTTTTAAAGGAGATGATAACCGCTGGGGAGCTTCTTCATCTTCCGGTGGGCGCAAACAAAGCATCTGGAAATGGCAGGGAGAAGTGCTGACCGAAGGAATTGAAGGCGATATCTTGATGATAGCCGACCTGGAAGGGGATTGGCGTGAAGAACTGATTACTGCTTTGCCGGGAGAGTTGCGTATCTATCATACCAATATTCCGGCTCGCGACCGCCGCGTAACGCTGATGCAGGACCCGCTTTATCGTAGCTATGTGGCGCATCGCAGCATGGGGTATCCGCAGGCGCCCGTACCTTCCTTCTATCTGGGAGAATAG